In Ailuropoda melanoleuca isolate Jingjing chromosome 4, ASM200744v2, whole genome shotgun sequence, the following proteins share a genomic window:
- the AKAP8L gene encoding LOW QUALITY PROTEIN: A-kinase anchor protein 8-like (The sequence of the model RefSeq protein was modified relative to this genomic sequence to represent the inferred CDS: deleted 1 base in 1 codon) translates to MSYTGFVQGSETTLQSTYSDTSAQPTCDYGYGTWNSGTNRGYENYGYGYGYGQDNSTNYGINQRLDMVPHLETDMIQGGVYSSGGERYDSYEACDSRAILSERDLYRSGYDYGELDPEMEMAYEGQYDAYRDQFRMRGGDTFGPRAQGWARDSRSGRPMASGYGRMWEDPMGARGQCMPGASRLPSLFSQNIIPEYSMFQGMRGGGTFPGGSRFGFGFGNGMKQMRRTWKTWTTADFRTKKKKRKQCGSPDEPDSKATRTDCSDNSDSDNDEGTEGEAAEGTEGAEAVEKGSRAEGEDEEGKEEGKEEGKEDAEKGALSTQDDSGQIKRKLQAGKKSQDKQKKRQRDRMVERIQFVCSLCKYRTFYEEEMASHLDSKFHKEHFKYVGTKLPKQTADFLQEYVANKTKKTEELRKTVEDLDGLIQQIYRDQDLTQEIAMEHFVKKVEAAHCAACDLFIPMQFGIIQKHLKTMDHNRNRRLMMEQSKKSSLMVARSILNNKIISKKLERYLKGENPFTDSPEEEKEQEEAEGGALDEGALVEAPGGAEGAEDAPAQPPVPPEPAPGATSPPPPPPPPEEEEEAVPLLGGALQRQIRGIPGLDVEADDDEEGGGGAP, encoded by the exons ATGAGCTATACAG GCTTTGTCCAGGGATCTGAAACCACTTTGCAGTCGACATACTCAGACACGAGCGCCCAGCCCACCTGTGATTATG GATATGGAACTTGGAACTCTGGGACAAACAGAG GCTACGAGAACTATGGCTATGGCTACGGCTATGGCCAGGATAACAGCACGAACTATGG AATTAACCAGCGCTTAGATATGGTGCCACACTTGGAGACAGACATGATACAAGGAGGCGTGTACAGCTCAGGTGGAGAAAG ATATGATTCCTATGAGGCCTGTGACTCGAGGGCCATTCTGAGCGAGCGCGACCTATACCGGTCAGGCTACGACTATGGCGAACTTGACCCCGAGATGGAAATGGCCTACGAGGGCCAATACGATGCCTACCGCGACCAGTTCCGCATGCGTGGCGGCGACACCTTTGGCCCACGGGCTCAGGGCTGGGCCCGGGACTCCAGGAGTGGCCGGCCGATGGCCTCGGGCTATGGGCGCATGTGGGAAGACCCCATGGGGGCCCGGGGCCAGTGCATGCCTGGTGCCTCCCGGctgccctccctcttctctcagaACATCATCCCCGAGTACAGCATGTTCCAGGGCATGCGTGGCGGGGGCACCTTCCCAGGTGGCTCCCGCTTTGGCTTCGGGTTTGGCAATGGCATGAAGCAGATGAGGCGGACCTGGAAGACCTGGACCACGGCTGACTTCCGG accaagaagaagaagagaaagcagtgCGGCAGTCCCGATGAGCCAGACAGCAAAGCCACCCGGACGGACTGCTCAGACAACAGCGATTCAGACAATG ATGAGGGCACTGAGGGGGAGGCCGCAGAGGGCACGGAAGGCGCTGAGGCTGTGGAGAAGGGCTCCAGAGCA GAAGGAGAAGAcgaagaggggaaagaagaaggcaaagaagaaggcaaagaggaTGCAGAAAAGG GGGCCCTGAGCACCCAGGATGATAGTGGCCAGATCAAGCGCAAGTTGCAGGCAGGCAAGAAGAGCCAGGACAAGCAGAAAAAGCGGCAGCGAGACCGCATGGTGGAAAG GATCCAGTTTGTGTGTTCTCTCTGCAAATACCGGACCTTCTACGAGGAGGAGATGGCCAGCCACCTCGATAGCAAGTTCCACAAGGAGCACTTTAAATATGTAGGCACTAAGCTCCCTAAGCAGACAGCCGACTTTCTGCAG GAGTATGTTGCCAATAAGACCAAGAAAACAGAGGAACTCCGGAAAACCGTGGAGGACCTTGATGGTCTGATTCAGCAGATCTACAGAGACCAGGATCTTACCCAAG AAATTGCCATGGAGCATTTTGTGAAGAAGGTAGAGGCAGCCCACTGTGCAGCCTGTGACCTCTTCATTCCCATGCAGTTTGGGATCATCCAGAAACACCTCAAGACCATGGATCACAACCGCAACCGCAGG CTCATGATGGAGCAGTCCAAGAAGTCCTCGCTCATGGTGGCC CGCAGTATCCTCAACAACAAAATCATCAGCAAGAAGCTGGAGCGCTACCTGAAG GGTGAGAACCCGTTCACCGATAGCCCcgaggaggagaaggaacaagAGGAGGCCGAGGGCGGCGCCTTGGACGAGGGGGCGCTGGTCGAAGCGCCAGGGGGCGCGGAGGGTGCAGAGGACGCCCCGGCGCAGCCCCCCGTGCCCCCGGAGCCGGCCCCCGGGGCCACATCCccaccaccgccgccgccgccccccgaggaggaagaggaggccgTGCCCCTGCTGGGCGGGGCGCTTCAGCGCCAGATCCGTGGTATCCCGGGCCTCGACGTGGAGGCCGACGACGacgaggagggtggagggggcgCACCGTAA